The following proteins come from a genomic window of Suricata suricatta isolate VVHF042 chromosome 5, meerkat_22Aug2017_6uvM2_HiC, whole genome shotgun sequence:
- the GP5 gene encoding platelet glycoprotein V: MLRSALLCAALGLLRAQPFPCPPACKCVFRDAAQCSGGDVARIAELGLPVNLTHILLFRMGRGTLQSHSFSGMTVLQRLMLSDSHISAIAPGTFDDLIKLKTLRLSRNKITHLPGALLDKLALLEQLFLDRNELKDIDQNMFQKLVNLQELFLNQNQLALLPARLFTNLGNLKVLDLSGNNLTHLPQGLLGTQAKLEKLVLHSNQLVSLDSGLLSSLRALRELQLDRNHIRSIAPGAFDQLRSLSSLTLSRNHLEFLPSALFLYSHNLTLLTLFENPLEELPKVLFGELAGLHELWLNGTRLRTLPAAAFRNLSRLRALGVTVSPRLSALPEDAFRGLGELRELALHSNGLAALPGGLLHGLGRLRRVSLRHNRARARLVADGRRQDHSVFWGLYFLLLAAQAVITGVIVFAMIKLGGLFRKFISEREREGTFG, translated from the exons ATGCTGAGGAGCGCCCTGCTGTGCGCGGCGCTGGGGCTCCTGCGCGCCCAGCCTTTCCCGTGTCCCCCCGCCTGCAAGTGTGTGTTCCGGGACGCCGCGCAGTGCTCTGGGGGCGACGTGGCGCGCATCGCCGAGCTCGGCCTGCCGGTCAACCTCACGCACATCCTGCTCTTCCGAATGGGCCGCGGCACCTTACAGAGTCACAGCTTCAGTGGCATGACGGTTCTGCAGCGCCTGATGCTGTCGGACAGCCACATTTCCGCCATTGCCCCCGGCACCTTCGACGACCTGATAAAACTGAAAACCCTGAGGCTATCGCGCAACAAGATCACTCATCTTCCAGGCGCGCTGTTGGATAAGCTGGCACTCCTGGAACAGCTGTTTCTGGACCGCAACGAACTAAAGGACATTGACCAAAACATGTTTCAGAAACTGGTTAACTTGCAGGAGCTCtttctgaaccaaaatcaacTCGCTCTCCTTCCTGCTCGCCTCTTCACAAATCTGGGGAACCTGAAAGTGTTGGATTTGTCGGGAAATAACTTGACCCATCTGCCCCAGGGGTTGCTTGGGACACAGGCTAAGCTGGAGAAACTCGTGCTGCACTCGAACCAGCTCGTCTCTCTGGACTCGGGGCTGTTGAGTAGCCTGCGTGCCCTGAGGGAGCTGCAGCTGGACAGAAACCACATCCGCTCCATCGCCCCGGGGGCCTTCGACCAGCTCCGGAGCCTGAGCTCTTTGACTCTTTCCAGAAACCACCTGGAGTTTCTGCCCTCCGCACTCTTTCTTTATTCGCACAATTTGACACTCCTGACCCTGTTCGAGAACCCGCTGGAGGAGCTCCCGAAGGTGCTCTTCGGGGAGCTGGCCGGCCTGCACGAGCTGTGGCTGAACGGCACCCGGCTGCGCACCCTGCCCGCCGCCGCCTTCCGCAACCTGAGCCGCCTGCGGGCGTTGGGGGTGACCGTGAGCCCGCGTCTGAGCGCGCTCCCTGAGGACGCCTTCCGGGGCCTGGGCGAGCTGCGGGAGCTCGCCCTGCACTCCAACGGCCTGGCCGCGCTCCCCGGCGGCTTGCTGCACGGCCTCGGCCGCCTGCGCCGCGTGTCGTTGCGCCACAACCG GGCCCGGGCTCGGCTCGTTGCCGACGGCAGACGCCAAGACCACAGCGTCTTCTGGGGtctttatttcctgcttttagcTGCTCAGGCCGTAATAACGGGGGTCATTGTGTTTGCTATGATTAAACTTGGCGGGCTCTTTCGAAAATTCATCAGCGAGCGAGAGCGTGAGGGTACTTTTGGTTGA